One genomic region from Anomaloglossus baeobatrachus isolate aAnoBae1 chromosome 5 unlocalized genomic scaffold, aAnoBae1.hap1 SUPER_5_unloc_4, whole genome shotgun sequence encodes:
- the LOC142259240 gene encoding gastrula zinc finger protein XlCGF66.1-like, protein MDMDRDKMAERILHLTLEILFRLTGEDYTVVKKTSSERCQAPVSEGWGRPLRPITGPPPHPPIHEDINDQKILELTYKMIELLTGEVPIRCQDVTVYFSMEEWEYLEGHKDLYKDVMIEAPQPFTSPGNRQD, encoded by the exons atggatatggacagggacaagatggcggagaggatattacacctcaccctagagatcctcttccggcttactggagag gattacacagtagtgaagaagacctctagtgagcgctgtcaggcccctgtgtctgagggatggggaagacccctgagaccaatcacggggcctccacctcaccccccgatacatgaggacatcaatgaccagaagatcctagaactcacctacaagatgattgagctgctgactggagag gttcctataaggtgtcaggacgtcaccgtctatttctccatggaggagtgggagtatttagaaggacacaaagatctgtacaaggacgttatGATAGAGGCTCCCCAGCccttcacatcaccaggtaatagacaggactaa